A single Calditerrivibrio sp. DNA region contains:
- a CDS encoding phenylacetate--CoA ligase, producing MIWNEEFETLPREALEALQLKRLKATLEKVYATVPFYRKKFDEAGFHPDKLKTLEDIKYIPFTYKQDLRDNYPFGLFAVPREQVVRIHASSGTTGKPTVVGYTKRDISMWAELMARTFTAAGVKKGDILQNAYGYGLFTGGLGAHYGAELIGASVIPISGGNSKRQVMIMKDFGANAISCTPSYALNLYETAIEEGIDIKELPLRVGIFGAEPWTNEMRKEIEEKWGIDAIDIYGLSEVIGPGVSFECIEAKNGMHINEDHFLVEVIDPDTEKSLPYGEVGELVFTSLTKEALPIIRYRTRDISRLIKEPCICGRTFVRMEKVTGRTDDMLIIRGVNLFPSQIESILIETKGVLPHYQIIVDRVNNLDQLEVLVEVSEEFFSDEIKVLQGLGESIEKNIKDIIGITCKVRLVEPKTLERSEGKAKRVIDKRKLK from the coding sequence ATGATATGGAATGAAGAGTTTGAAACATTGCCAAGGGAAGCCCTTGAGGCATTGCAGCTTAAAAGACTCAAAGCAACTCTTGAAAAAGTGTATGCCACTGTACCTTTTTATAGAAAAAAGTTTGATGAGGCTGGTTTTCATCCGGACAAGCTTAAGACATTGGAAGATATAAAATATATTCCCTTTACATACAAACAGGATCTTAGAGACAACTACCCTTTTGGGCTATTTGCAGTACCAAGAGAACAGGTAGTTAGAATCCATGCTTCAAGTGGGACAACAGGCAAGCCTACTGTGGTTGGTTATACAAAAAGGGATATATCCATGTGGGCTGAACTGATGGCACGGACATTTACCGCTGCTGGTGTCAAAAAAGGTGATATTCTTCAAAACGCCTATGGGTATGGACTTTTTACTGGTGGGCTTGGAGCCCATTATGGTGCTGAGCTTATTGGTGCGTCTGTTATCCCTATTTCTGGTGGTAACTCTAAGAGACAGGTGATGATAATGAAGGATTTTGGTGCCAATGCTATCTCCTGTACGCCATCTTATGCCCTTAATCTCTATGAGACTGCCATTGAGGAGGGGATAGATATAAAGGAGTTACCTCTAAGGGTGGGTATCTTTGGGGCAGAACCGTGGACTAATGAGATGAGAAAAGAGATAGAGGAGAAGTGGGGGATAGATGCTATTGATATATATGGTTTGAGTGAGGTCATAGGTCCGGGTGTTTCCTTTGAATGTATCGAGGCCAAAAACGGTATGCATATTAATGAAGATCATTTTTTGGTGGAGGTAATAGATCCTGATACTGAAAAGTCATTGCCTTACGGAGAGGTTGGAGAACTTGTTTTTACAAGTCTTACCAAAGAGGCTTTACCAATAATCAGATACAGGACAAGGGATATATCAAGGCTTATAAAAGAGCCATGTATTTGTGGTAGAACTTTTGTCAGAATGGAAAAAGTAACAGGTAGAACGGATGATATGCTTATTATTAGAGGTGTAAACTTATTCCCATCACAGATTGAGTCCATCCTCATAGAAACAAAAGGTGTATTGCCCCATTACCAGATTATTGTTGATAGGGTAAACAATCTTGATCAGCTTGAAGTGCTGGTAGAGGTGAGTGAGGAATTTTTCTCTGATGAGATCAAAGTATTACAGGGGTTGGGTGAAAGTATAGAGAAGAATATAAAGGATATCATCGGTATTACTTGTAAGGTTCGTTTGGTAGAACCGAAGACGCTGGAAAGAAGTGAGGGAAAAGCAAAGAGAGTTATAGATAAAAGAAAACTCAAATAG
- a CDS encoding ACT domain-containing protein, whose protein sequence is MKITQISVFIENKSGRLYEICDLLGKNDLNIRALSLADTSDFGILRLIINDPEKAYTLLKQNGFTVGKTEVIAVEVPDVPGGLASVLKILKDNDVNVEYMYAFVEKSTDFAVMIFRFDEVEKALETLESAGIKTLEGNKIYGI, encoded by the coding sequence ATGAAAATTACTCAGATTTCAGTATTCATAGAAAATAAGTCTGGTAGATTATATGAGATTTGTGATCTTTTAGGTAAAAACGATTTAAACATAAGGGCCCTTTCCCTTGCGGATACTTCTGACTTTGGTATTTTGAGGTTAATTATAAATGATCCTGAAAAGGCTTATACCCTTTTAAAGCAAAACGGTTTTACAGTTGGTAAAACTGAGGTGATTGCTGTTGAAGTGCCTGATGTGCCTGGTGGTCTTGCTTCCGTTCTTAAGATATTAAAGGATAATGATGTAAATGTGGAGTATATGTATGCTTTTGTTGAGAAGAGCACCGATTTTGCTGTTATGATTTTTAGGTTTGATGAGGTGGAGAAGGCTTTGGAAACATTAGAAAGCGCAGGTATAAAAACCTTAGAAGGCAACAAAATATATGGTATATAG
- a CDS encoding ABC transporter substrate-binding protein translates to MKRLFVFLLLLLSVSAYAELKIGALLALTGPASILGLPEKQTIEMLVQEINKKGGIGGQKISMVIYDTQSIDDEARKKFLRLVQKDEVSVILGPTTSGETLAIKDLASQYKVPVISMASSDRIVDPLNRYVFKVAPSDDHAVQKIYEYLSANKKNKVALLTVQNGYGDSGRAALLKEAKNFGIEVVADEKYSDSDKDMTSQLSKIAAKKPDAVICWGVGPAPAIIAKNFKQLNINAQLVMSHGVASAKFIELAQDAANGIILPAGRMIIAEQLPDNDKYKSLLLSYIKDFESEFKTPVSTFGGHAYDAINIISMALRNFKNTEDIVNNIENIKGYVGTYGTFNFSNTDHNGLSRDAFVMVRIENKKWKLIK, encoded by the coding sequence ATGAAGAGACTTTTTGTGTTTTTGTTGTTACTTTTGTCGGTTTCTGCTTATGCTGAGTTGAAAATAGGGGCACTTTTGGCCCTTACTGGACCTGCTTCTATTCTGGGTTTGCCAGAAAAGCAGACTATTGAAATGCTTGTTCAGGAGATTAACAAAAAGGGTGGTATAGGTGGACAGAAGATTTCGATGGTGATTTACGATACACAGAGTATTGATGATGAAGCAAGAAAGAAGTTTCTAAGACTTGTTCAAAAGGATGAAGTGTCTGTTATTTTGGGGCCTACCACATCTGGGGAAACACTTGCCATCAAAGACTTAGCATCCCAATACAAAGTCCCAGTTATTAGTATGGCTTCCAGTGACAGGATTGTTGATCCTCTTAACAGATATGTTTTTAAAGTGGCGCCGTCTGATGATCATGCTGTCCAGAAAATTTATGAATATCTATCTGCAAATAAGAAAAATAAGGTGGCACTTTTAACTGTTCAAAATGGCTACGGTGATTCTGGTAGGGCTGCTCTACTTAAGGAAGCAAAAAATTTTGGCATTGAGGTTGTGGCTGATGAAAAGTATTCCGATAGCGATAAGGATATGACTTCTCAGCTATCCAAGATCGCTGCTAAAAAGCCGGATGCTGTTATCTGCTGGGGTGTGGGACCTGCTCCTGCTATTATAGCTAAAAATTTCAAACAGTTAAACATCAATGCCCAGCTTGTGATGAGTCATGGTGTGGCATCTGCTAAATTTATAGAGCTGGCTCAGGATGCAGCAAATGGTATAATACTGCCTGCTGGTAGGATGATCATAGCGGAGCAGTTGCCTGATAATGATAAATATAAATCACTACTTTTATCTTATATTAAAGATTTTGAAAGCGAATTCAAAACGCCGGTATCTACATTCGGTGGTCATGCCTATGATGCTATAAATATCATCTCTATGGCTCTTAGAAATTTTAAAAACACTGAAGATATAGTTAACAATATAGAGAATATAAAGGGATATGTTGGTACTTATGGAACATTCAATTTTTCCAATACCGACCACAACGGTCTATCAAGGGATGCTTTTGTTATGGTCAGGATTGAGAATAAGAAGTGGAAATTGATAAAATAA
- a CDS encoding ABC transporter substrate-binding protein, producing MRRLILVAIVLAILNTVVYAEIKLGAIFSITGPASYLGLPEKQTLEMLVEDVNKKGGIKGEKIEVIIYDDKGEDAEARKKFLRLVQNDGVVAVIGPTRTGPSLAIKDLAQSMKIPLISVAASKMIVYPVQKYIFKTPQSDEHAVEKIYDYLKKQNKKKVAILTSQDGFGDTGRTALLSEAKAYGLEVVADERFKDTDKDMTSQLSKIASKNPDAIICWGVGPAPAIVAKNYKQLNISAPLFMSHGVASKKFIELAGAAADGIYLPAGRLIVVDKLPNNDKFKPLLMEYKKEFEAKFNSPVSSFGGYAYDAFMMFKMAVEKAGKDKDKIAEALENIKGFMGTTGVFNMSKDDHNGLNKDSFLMIKIVNGDWEIVE from the coding sequence ATGAGAAGGTTAATATTAGTAGCTATTGTATTAGCTATTTTAAATACTGTAGTGTATGCTGAGATCAAGTTGGGGGCAATCTTTTCGATTACTGGTCCTGCATCATATTTAGGGTTACCTGAAAAACAAACACTTGAGATGCTGGTGGAAGATGTAAACAAAAAAGGTGGTATAAAGGGTGAAAAGATTGAGGTTATTATCTACGATGATAAAGGTGAGGACGCTGAAGCTAGGAAAAAATTTTTAAGACTTGTCCAAAATGATGGGGTGGTGGCAGTTATTGGACCAACAAGAACAGGGCCATCCCTTGCTATAAAAGATTTAGCCCAGAGCATGAAAATCCCTCTTATATCTGTAGCAGCAAGCAAGATGATTGTTTATCCCGTTCAGAAATATATTTTCAAAACTCCCCAATCCGATGAACATGCTGTAGAAAAAATATACGACTATCTTAAAAAACAGAATAAAAAGAAGGTTGCTATATTGACATCTCAGGATGGTTTTGGTGATACAGGAAGGACAGCTCTGTTGTCTGAAGCTAAAGCTTATGGCTTGGAAGTGGTTGCTGATGAGAGATTTAAAGATACTGACAAAGACATGACTTCTCAGCTTTCGAAGATAGCTTCTAAAAATCCTGATGCTATTATTTGCTGGGGTGTGGGGCCAGCTCCTGCGATAGTAGCTAAAAACTACAAGCAGCTCAATATTAGTGCACCACTTTTTATGTCTCACGGGGTTGCTTCTAAAAAGTTCATTGAATTAGCAGGTGCTGCAGCCGATGGTATTTACTTACCAGCTGGTAGATTAATTGTTGTTGACAAACTGCCAAATAATGATAAATTTAAACCTTTACTGATGGAGTATAAAAAGGAATTTGAGGCGAAATTTAACTCTCCAGTTTCCTCTTTTGGAGGGTATGCTTATGATGCTTTTATGATGTTTAAAATGGCTGTCGAAAAAGCTGGTAAGGATAAGGATAAAATAGCAGAAGCTCTTGAGAATATAAAGGGTTTTATGGGGACCACTGGTGTGTTCAATATGTCTAAGGATGATCATAACGGCTTAAATAAGGATTCTTTTCTGATGATAAAAATAGTAAATGGTGATTGGGAGATTGTGGAGTAA
- a CDS encoding branched-chain amino acid ABC transporter permease, giving the protein MQFLYSGLTSGSIYALVAIGFNIIYNTTGLINFAQGEFVVLGGMLMYTTLSLIGLHPVYAFVITFVSMFVLGLVFERFFLRYVRLKTETNLITVTIALSIILRGFAMIIWGRDSLAVPSYVEEKTIPMLGGSITSQSILVIMVCFAAAILLSSFFKYTKYGKAFRACYDDQMAATICGINVNMIRMLSFAIAGFLGALAGAIIAPITFVTYTDGVMAGLKGFAAAIIGGLGSFWGGLFGGFVLGIIEAFFAFTLPSGFKDAFAFIILLLILFVKPSGFFGKKKAVRI; this is encoded by the coding sequence ATGCAGTTTTTATATTCAGGGTTGACCAGTGGAAGTATTTACGCTCTTGTTGCAATAGGTTTTAATATAATTTACAATACAACAGGGCTTATAAACTTTGCCCAAGGTGAATTTGTGGTATTGGGTGGTATGCTTATGTATACCACCCTTTCCCTTATTGGTTTACATCCTGTATATGCCTTTGTAATCACTTTTGTATCTATGTTTGTTTTGGGTTTGGTTTTTGAAAGGTTTTTTTTAAGGTATGTCAGACTTAAAACTGAGACCAATCTTATCACTGTGACGATAGCTTTATCCATTATTTTACGTGGTTTTGCTATGATTATTTGGGGAAGGGATTCTCTGGCAGTTCCATCCTATGTTGAGGAGAAAACGATCCCAATGTTGGGAGGTAGTATTACTTCCCAAAGTATTTTGGTGATAATGGTATGTTTTGCTGCTGCTATTTTATTATCTAGTTTTTTTAAGTACACCAAATATGGTAAAGCGTTTAGGGCCTGTTATGATGACCAGATGGCTGCAACGATATGTGGTATAAATGTGAATATGATTAGGATGCTTTCTTTTGCTATAGCTGGTTTTTTGGGTGCTTTGGCTGGTGCTATTATAGCTCCGATTACATTTGTTACATACACTGATGGTGTTATGGCTGGTTTAAAGGGGTTTGCTGCTGCTATCATTGGTGGACTTGGTAGTTTTTGGGGTGGACTTTTTGGAGGTTTTGTTCTTGGTATTATAGAAGCATTTTTTGCGTTTACATTACCATCAGGTTTTAAAGATGCTTTTGCTTTTATTATACTGCTTTTGATACTTTTTGTTAAACCATCAGGATTTTTTGGTAAGAAAAAGGCTGTGAGAATATGA
- a CDS encoding branched-chain amino acid ABC transporter permease, translated as MKKINFYYLIFIVVFLSIFYFSVENQFYKSILIYIMINAINASLLNILFGYTGVISLGQAAFFGIGAYTSGILTVHYGFDPMLTILLGIVFSVIVAFLVGYPTLKLHGHYLAMATLGFGMIFYILFNEFTNLTGGPSGLVGIPKLSLFGVVLDNESKFFVFMAIYFVIFSILLELFDKSYYSYKLKFIKESEFASKSFGINVAKTKISVFVFVAGLTSITGSLFAFYSGFISPVSFNLKYSIDIFVMATVGGLGSIVGGTLGASLLTLFPELISTFEDYEMVVYGTLLLIVVMFFPQGLAGIFKKVFGNYVKSR; from the coding sequence ATGAAAAAAATAAATTTTTATTATCTAATATTTATAGTGGTATTTTTGTCTATATTTTACTTTAGTGTAGAAAATCAGTTTTACAAAAGCATACTTATATACATAATGATCAATGCTATAAATGCTTCATTACTAAATATACTCTTTGGTTACACCGGTGTTATCTCTTTGGGACAGGCTGCTTTTTTTGGTATCGGTGCTTATACTTCAGGTATTTTGACTGTACATTACGGATTTGATCCCATGTTGACGATCCTATTGGGTATTGTTTTTTCTGTAATTGTGGCGTTCTTGGTGGGGTATCCTACATTGAAGCTACATGGACACTATTTGGCGATGGCAACATTGGGCTTTGGGATGATCTTTTATATACTTTTTAATGAGTTTACAAATCTGACTGGAGGTCCTTCTGGGCTTGTAGGGATACCGAAACTGAGTTTGTTTGGAGTTGTTTTGGATAATGAAAGTAAGTTTTTTGTGTTTATGGCGATCTATTTTGTGATTTTTTCTATTTTGTTAGAATTGTTTGATAAATCTTATTATTCATATAAGCTTAAGTTCATAAAGGAATCTGAGTTTGCCTCAAAGTCGTTTGGGATAAATGTGGCAAAGACAAAGATATCTGTATTTGTATTTGTGGCTGGATTAACCTCTATTACCGGGAGTCTTTTTGCATTCTACTCAGGTTTTATAAGCCCAGTATCTTTTAACCTTAAGTATTCCATCGATATATTTGTTATGGCTACTGTGGGTGGTTTGGGTAGTATTGTTGGTGGTACTTTGGGGGCTTCTTTATTAACACTTTTTCCTGAGTTGATTTCGACTTTTGAAGATTATGAGATGGTGGTTTATGGAACATTGCTTTTAATCGTAGTGATGTTTTTCCCGCAGGGGTTAGCTGGAATATTTAAAAAGGTGTTTGGTAACTATGTTAAAAGTAGATAA